Within the bacterium genome, the region CTCCGAGCAATAATAACATCCGCCTGCACGCCGACACTGTTTAAAGAGCGAGAAGCGTACTGTGTCGGTTTGGTCTTCATTTCTCCGACTTTTGACGGTATGGGCAGGTACGAAACCATGACAAAAGCGACATCCGATGGATATTTCGTTTTCATCATACGAGCCGCCTCCAAAAAAATTATATTTTGATATTCGCCTATGGTTCCGCCTATTTCTATAATAGTCATATCCGCGTCGTCCTTTTTTGCCGCCGTCTCAATTCTTCTTATGACTTCAAGCGGAATATCCGGCACAACCTCCACGTTTTTGCCCTTGTATTCCAGATTACGTTCTTTTCTGATGACTTCCTGGTAAACGCTTCCTGTCGTCATGTAGTTTATACTCTGCAAAGTTTTGTTTAGAAACCGTTCATAATTTCCCATATCTTGGTCTGTTTCGTAACCGTCTTCTAAAACAAAAACCTCGCCGTGTTCGGTGGGGTTCATGGTACCCGCGTCCACATTTATGTACGGGTCTATCTTTATGGCGGAAACTTTAAAGCCCTTGCCCAAAAGCACCGTGCCTATGGAAGACGAAGCGATGCCTTTGCCGACTCCGGACATAACTCCGCCGACCACGAATATGTATTTTCTCTTACGCTTCATAATGACTGCGTTTATATATTTTTTACAATAATCTCACTTGTTATCCTCTAATTGATATGCAACATGGAACACGAAACATGGAACATTCCATGACATAAGAAAGAGCATTTTCTTCCGTTCCGTGTTACAAGTTACATGTTCTATATCTTCAAGTATCGCCGTACCGCCAGCCAACTGGATATCGCTCCCAAAACAACTCCCGACCCGACAATCAGAAAGAAGATTTGCCCGAAATTGTCTACATAGTAGTCAAAAAGAGTCAGATTTCCCACGCTGTCGGTAAGAAACAGAGGCAAAGGATAAAACAGCGGCCCAAACCAGTAAGTCAGAGGATAGAAAGCAATGATTGTAATAAGCCCGCCAATAACGCCGGAAAGAATACCGACTATCACAAAAGGTCCGCGTACATATTTGTTGCTCGCACCGACAAGACGCATCACCGATATTTCCTCGCGAGAAACGTAAATGGCCAAGCGAATAGTGTTGAAAACCACTATAACGGACACAAACACGAGTATTACTGTTTTTGCTATATTTGACGCTTCTGAAGACGAGATGATTTGGTCAAGTCGGTCAATGGCTGTTTTATTTTCCAAATAGTTTACGCTGTCTATTATCGGTGCTCCGCTTCCGGATAGAACCGGCTTATCTTTCAAAAAGGCCGCGATGCTTTCATACTGGGATGGTTCTTTTGTCTTAACATTCAAAACGGCGCGCAAAGGATTTTCGTCTAATTCTTCAAGAGCTTGCAGTGTCAAAGCGTCGTCTTTGTGCCTTTCTTTAAAATTTTCAAGTGCCCTTTCCCGAGAAATATATTCAACGAATTTGACTTCAGGAAAACCGCCAAGCATATCCTTAAGAGCCAAGATTTCCTCTTCCGACGCGGTATTTACAAAATATACATTTATATCCACTTTGTCACGAAGCTCTTTAAGCGAGGCGTCCAAAAGCACGCTGTTGAAGAAAATAGAACCGATGACGAAAAGAGTAACTCCCATTATAAGGACGGAGGCCAGCGAAACAAAGCCGTTGCGCCAGAAATTTATAAAACCCGCCCTTATGATACGTTTTATGTTTGTGAATAACATTTTATATCAAATCTTTCCCCCACTTGATAAACTTGATGAACTATACAGTCCTTACAAAACATATTTGCCGGTCGGATCATCCCTCAAGACCTTGCCACTTTCCATCGTTATGACTCTTTTTTCAAGAGAGTCAATAACCCCTTTGTTGTGAGTTGTCAGAATAACAGTCGTTCCCAAGTCATTGATTTTTTTCAATATCTGTATTATCTCATAAGTATTCAAAGGGTCTAAATTTCCGGTCGGTTCGTCGGCTATTATGATGTCCGGCTGGTTGACAATAGCTCTGGCTATCGCCACTCGTTGTTTTTCTCCGCCGGAGAGTTCGCTGGGGAAATTCCACATTTTGTGCCCGAGGTCAACCAAGTCCAGAACATGTGGCACATCTGAATCTATGTCTTCGTCGCTTCGGCCCGCCGCCTCCATCGCGAAAGCAATGTTTTCAAAAGCCGTAAGATGTGGCAAAAGACGAAAGTCCTGAAATATGGTTCCGATTCTTCTCCGAATGTTCAAAATCTCATGTTTTCGCAGTCCATGAACGTCCGTTGATTCAAAAAAGACGCGTCCTTGAGACGGTTTCTCTTCCGCCAAAAGCATTTTTAAAAGAGTCGTCTTACCGGCTCCGGAATGTCCTACAATGGACAAAAACTCTTTTGGTTCAATACTGAAAGTAACGTCCTTAAGAGCAACAGAGTCGTCAGAGTAAATTTTAGAAACGTTATCAAAGTAAATCATAGATGCAGAACGTATAGCGTATAGCGTGTAGCGCCGGATTTGCTGAATTTTTTGTGTTACATGTTACACGTTACACGTTACGTGTATTCTACATCTTTTTCTCCGCTTCCACAAATGCCTCAAGAGCCCCGTCTTCCAAAACCGCTTCCACGTCGCTTGTTTCAACCCCAGTCCGATGGTCTTTGACCATTTTATAGGGGTGCAAAACATAAGAACGTATCTGATTGCCCCACTCTATGCTTGTGGTTTTGGAAATATACATATTTTCCTGTTTTTTGATTCTTTCTTCTTCAAGGGCTTTATGCAGTTTGCCTTTTAAAATAGCGATGGCTCTTTCTTTGTTTTGACCTTGACTGCGCTCGCTCTCCACATGAGCTGAAATGCCCGTAGGCACGTGCACGGCGCGAACGGCCGTTTCTCTTTTGTTTACATTCTGACCGCCCGGACCGCTGGATTTGGCGTAGGAAATCTCCACTTCCTTTTCCGGCAATTCAAAATCACCGACTTTTTCAAACTTCGGTATGACTTCCACCATGGAAAAAGAAGTGTGGCGTTTTTTTGCCGCGTTAAAAGGCGAAATACGCACCAGACGGTGCACGCCTGACTCTTTGTTCAACTCACCGTAAGCGTTTTTGCCCTGAACTTCAAAAGTGATATTCC harbors:
- a CDS encoding CTP synthase, which translates into the protein MKRKRKYIFVVGGVMSGVGKGIASSSIGTVLLGKGFKVSAIKIDPYINVDAGTMNPTEHGEVFVLEDGYETDQDMGNYERFLNKTLQSINYMTTGSVYQEVIRKERNLEYKGKNVEVVPDIPLEVIRRIETAAKKDDADMTIIEIGGTIGEYQNIIFLEAARMMKTKYPSDVAFVMVSYLPIPSKVGEMKTKPTQYASRSLNSVGVQADVIIARSEVPLDQKRKEKIAVFCNIKPDHVISAPDVDSIYDVPLNFERDHLGDILCDVLGIKPINGKAEVTAWKNFVRRSKNTKGEVKIAVVGKYFNSGDFVLSDVYISVLEAIKFSSYKFGVKPVIDYVSSTDFEKADVGEKLKKLSRYDGILIPGGFGVTGIEGKMKVIRYARENKIPYFGLCYGMQLLVVEYARNVLGIKDANTAEINPKAENLV
- a CDS encoding permease-like cell division protein FtsX; protein product: MLFTNIKRIIRAGFINFWRNGFVSLASVLIMGVTLFVIGSIFFNSVLLDASLKELRDKVDINVYFVNTASEEEILALKDMLGGFPEVKFVEYISRERALENFKERHKDDALTLQALEELDENPLRAVLNVKTKEPSQYESIAAFLKDKPVLSGSGAPIIDSVNYLENKTAIDRLDQIISSSEASNIAKTVILVFVSVIVVFNTIRLAIYVSREEISVMRLVGASNKYVRGPFVIVGILSGVIGGLITIIAFYPLTYWFGPLFYPLPLFLTDSVGNLTLFDYYVDNFGQIFFLIVGSGVVLGAISSWLAVRRYLKI
- the ftsE gene encoding cell division ATP-binding protein FtsE, with translation MIYFDNVSKIYSDDSVALKDVTFSIEPKEFLSIVGHSGAGKTTLLKMLLAEEKPSQGRVFFESTDVHGLRKHEILNIRRRIGTIFQDFRLLPHLTAFENIAFAMEAAGRSDEDIDSDVPHVLDLVDLGHKMWNFPSELSGGEKQRVAIARAIVNQPDIIIADEPTGNLDPLNTYEIIQILKKINDLGTTVILTTHNKGVIDSLEKRVITMESGKVLRDDPTGKYVL
- a CDS encoding PCRF domain-containing protein; the protein is MEENKQAIQKKIEEFEAQMGDPVFWQDKVKAQTIIKEYNDLKAEIEGEGKYDRLNAVITLFSGAGGDDSEDFSRMLFEMYGKFAQKKGWGIYLLHKNENDHGGFRNITFEVQGKNAYGELNKESGVHRLVRISPFNAAKKRHTSFSMVEVIPKFEKVGDFELPEKEVEISYAKSSGPGGQNVNKRETAVRAVHVPTGISAHVESERSQGQNKERAIAILKGKLHKALEEERIKKQENMYISKTTSIEWGNQIRSYVLHPYKMVKDHRTGVETSDVEAVLEDGALEAFVEAEKKM